A genomic stretch from Bacillus sp. E(2018) includes:
- a CDS encoding SMI1/KNR4 family protein, with translation MRNSIGFLEEFLNGDMYKRSDKNQVHACLIRLESDPSDTFKSFYNKYEGPFWEENIPFELLDITEVESYTQIARNEHNFSKQFFVLSEMNANAVLVLNALNDHVYIVDFEGGDEKLLRGELKPRWLTFYEFLKAYFDS, from the coding sequence ATGAGAAATTCAATCGGTTTTTTAGAAGAATTTCTAAATGGTGATATGTATAAACGAAGCGATAAAAATCAAGTGCACGCTTGTTTAATAAGATTAGAATCTGATCCATCAGACACATTTAAGAGCTTTTATAACAAGTATGAAGGTCCTTTTTGGGAAGAAAATATTCCTTTTGAACTTCTTGATATAACAGAAGTTGAGTCTTATACTCAAATTGCTCGAAATGAACACAATTTTTCAAAACAATTTTTCGTTCTAAGTGAAATGAATGCAAATGCTGTACTCGTTCTTAATGCGTTAAATGATCATGTTTATATAGTTGATTTTGAGGGTGGGGATGAGAAGCTGTTACGGGGAGAATTAAAACCTAGATGGTTGACGTTTTATGAATTCTTAAAAGCATACTTTGATTCATGA
- a CDS encoding type II CAAX endopeptidase family protein translates to MIKERSVIQLVKNNHALIALTCLFFLGIIFFSYRMFSLGMLSVLSLFLLYRINFKYRPTLSLFVFFLSGFVLFILGNDVIAQFGISKEAKIVLNRSLLFVLILGTIISIRRTKQGVNLYTVMPDWNSRIEFPNHTIKTLTFLGLGLLGSMTIFFPLLFMESTSISRSLLIFALVFSLINAVLEELLWRGLFLSSLKKYVSTFYAVLVTSIGFGLLHLSIGIPILMSLSFSFGGLFYAFVVLKTKSIYPAILFHFVINIGMVLNGWIL, encoded by the coding sequence ATGATAAAGGAGAGATCAGTTATTCAACTCGTGAAAAATAATCATGCACTCATTGCTTTAACCTGCTTATTTTTTCTAGGCATCATCTTTTTTTCGTACAGAATGTTCAGTTTAGGAATGCTTTCCGTTTTATCTTTGTTTCTACTCTATAGAATCAACTTTAAATATCGACCTACCTTATCCCTCTTCGTCTTCTTTTTGTCTGGGTTTGTATTATTCATTTTAGGAAATGACGTAATCGCTCAGTTTGGGATTTCTAAAGAAGCAAAGATTGTGCTAAATAGGAGCCTGCTATTCGTTCTAATACTAGGTACAATTATCTCTATTAGAAGAACTAAACAAGGAGTAAATCTTTATACCGTGATGCCAGACTGGAATAGTCGTATCGAGTTTCCAAATCATACAATTAAGACTCTAACCTTTTTAGGGTTAGGTTTATTAGGATCAATGACCATATTCTTCCCCCTCCTTTTTATGGAGAGTACAAGTATTTCGCGGTCTCTTCTTATCTTTGCACTGGTCTTTTCTCTAATTAATGCTGTTTTGGAGGAATTACTTTGGAGAGGGCTATTTTTATCATCTTTAAAAAAGTACGTTTCAACCTTTTATGCCGTTCTCGTTACTAGTATCGGGTTTGGTCTGTTACACCTATCCATCGGCATTCCTATTCTAATGAGTCTTTCCTTTTCATTTGGAGGGCTATTCTATGCTTTTGTGGTGTTAAAGACTAAGAGTATATACCCCGCAATCCTGTTTCATTTTGTCATAAACATAGGGATGGTTCTTAACGGTTGGATTCTATAA